One Streptomyces sp. V4I8 genomic window carries:
- a CDS encoding alkaline phosphatase, protein MTLAAHPQPQHAPELRAAARHIGRRRFLTVTGAAAALAFAVNLPTAGVADAAPLDARRITDDPFTLGVASGDPLPDSVLLWTRLAPAPYQPDGGLPAQRITVHWELAHDEKFTRIARRGAAIAYPEFNHTVHVEVDALDADRVYHYRFRAGTWISETGRTRTAPATTGAASSLTLAAVSCQAYTDGYYTAYRHLAQDDVDIVFHLGDYLYEYAVNSVGGYRNYTDRTLPALFNRETVTLEDYRLRYALFKSDPDLRAAHAAHPFVVTWDDHETENNYADDTPENSVPPEEFLLRRASAYRAYWENQPLRRPQRPVGPDMQLYRRLKWGRLAQFDVLDTRQYRSNQAYGDGSQIPGPDVDDPARTMTGATQERWLLDGWRDSAALWNVVPQQVTFAQRNFDLTAPSRVSMDAWDGYRASRRRVLDGARAAGIENLMVLTGDVHVGYGFDIKDDFDDPDSATLGTEIVATSIASGRDGTDRPANWDTYMRANPHMKFYNGRRGYVTVALGQQLARTDFKTVPYVTRPGAPVTTAASFVTEVGEPGLTQA, encoded by the coding sequence ATGACACTCGCAGCACACCCCCAGCCCCAGCACGCCCCCGAACTGCGTGCGGCCGCCCGCCACATCGGCCGCCGCCGCTTCCTGACCGTGACCGGCGCCGCCGCCGCGCTCGCCTTCGCCGTGAACCTGCCGACGGCGGGCGTGGCCGACGCCGCCCCGCTCGACGCCCGCCGGATCACCGACGATCCCTTCACCCTCGGCGTCGCCTCCGGCGACCCGCTGCCCGACTCGGTCCTGCTGTGGACCCGACTCGCCCCAGCCCCCTACCAGCCCGACGGCGGGCTGCCCGCCCAACGGATCACCGTGCACTGGGAGTTGGCGCACGACGAGAAGTTCACCAGGATCGCCAGACGCGGCGCCGCCATCGCCTACCCGGAGTTCAACCACACGGTCCACGTCGAGGTCGACGCGCTCGACGCGGACCGCGTCTACCACTACCGCTTCCGCGCGGGCACCTGGATCAGCGAGACGGGCCGTACCCGCACCGCGCCCGCGACGACCGGGGCGGCGAGCTCACTGACCCTCGCGGCCGTCTCCTGCCAGGCGTACACCGACGGCTACTACACGGCCTACCGCCATCTCGCGCAGGACGACGTGGACATCGTCTTCCACCTCGGCGACTACCTCTACGAGTACGCGGTCAACTCCGTCGGCGGCTACCGCAATTACACCGACCGCACGCTCCCCGCGCTCTTCAACCGCGAGACGGTGACCCTGGAGGACTACCGCCTGCGCTACGCCCTCTTCAAGTCCGACCCCGACCTCAGGGCCGCACACGCCGCGCACCCCTTCGTCGTCACCTGGGACGACCACGAGACCGAGAACAACTACGCCGACGACACCCCCGAGAACAGCGTCCCGCCGGAGGAGTTCCTGCTGCGCCGGGCCTCCGCCTACCGGGCCTACTGGGAGAACCAGCCCCTGCGGCGCCCGCAGCGCCCCGTCGGCCCCGACATGCAGCTCTACCGGCGCCTGAAGTGGGGCCGGCTCGCCCAGTTCGACGTGCTGGACACCCGGCAGTACCGCTCCAACCAGGCGTACGGCGACGGCTCCCAGATTCCCGGCCCGGACGTCGACGACCCGGCCCGCACCATGACCGGCGCGACGCAGGAACGCTGGCTGCTCGACGGCTGGCGCGACTCGGCGGCGCTGTGGAACGTCGTGCCGCAGCAGGTCACCTTCGCCCAGCGGAACTTCGACCTGACCGCGCCGTCCCGGGTGTCGATGGACGCCTGGGACGGCTACCGCGCCTCCCGGCGCCGCGTGCTGGACGGGGCCAGGGCCGCCGGTATCGAGAACCTGATGGTGCTCACCGGTGACGTCCATGTCGGGTACGGCTTCGACATCAAGGACGACTTCGACGACCCCGACTCCGCCACGCTCGGCACGGAGATCGTGGCCACGTCGATCGCGAGCGGCCGGGACGGCACCGACAGGCCCGCCAACTGGGACACGTACATGCGGGCCAACCCGCACATGAAGTTCTACAACGGACGGCGCGGCTACGTGACCGTCGCGCTGGGGCAGCAGCTGGCGCGGACCGACTTCAAGACGGTGCCGTACGTGACCAGGCCCGGGGCGCCGGTCACGACGGCCGCGTCCTTCGTCACGGAGGTGGGGGAGCCGGGGCTCACACAGGCGTGA
- a CDS encoding SDR family oxidoreductase yields MNDRQTETGTDARIAVVTGAGSGIGRAVAVELLRAGWSVALAGRRVETLEETAAPVPDGAALAVRTDVSREEDVAALFAAAVERFGRVDLLFNNAGTFGPGGVPVEELSYDAWRHVVDTNLNGAFLCARAAYRQMKEQDPRGGRIINNGSISAHTPRPHSVAYTATKHALTGLTKSLSLDGRPHNIAVGQIDIGNAATDMTARMRTGALQADGSVVPEPVMDVADVARTVRHMAELPLEANVQFATVLATAMPYVGRG; encoded by the coding sequence ATGAATGACAGGCAAACGGAGACGGGGACGGACGCGAGGATCGCCGTGGTGACCGGCGCGGGCTCCGGCATCGGCCGCGCGGTCGCGGTGGAGCTGCTGCGCGCGGGCTGGTCGGTGGCGCTGGCCGGGCGGCGCGTCGAGACGCTGGAGGAGACGGCGGCGCCGGTGCCGGACGGGGCCGCTCTCGCCGTACGGACGGACGTGTCACGCGAGGAGGACGTGGCCGCGCTGTTCGCCGCCGCCGTGGAGCGGTTCGGGCGGGTGGACCTGCTGTTCAACAACGCGGGGACGTTCGGGCCGGGCGGGGTGCCGGTCGAGGAGCTGTCGTACGACGCCTGGCGGCACGTGGTGGACACCAACCTCAACGGGGCGTTCCTGTGCGCCCGGGCGGCGTACCGGCAGATGAAGGAGCAGGACCCGCGGGGTGGCCGGATCATCAACAACGGGTCCATCTCGGCGCACACGCCCCGCCCGCACTCCGTCGCCTATACGGCGACCAAGCACGCGCTGACCGGACTGACCAAGTCACTGTCGCTGGACGGGCGCCCTCACAACATCGCCGTCGGCCAGATCGACATCGGCAACGCGGCGACCGACATGACGGCGCGGATGCGGACGGGCGCCCTTCAGGCCGACGGTTCGGTGGTACCCGAGCCGGTGATGGACGTGGCCGACGTGGCGCGGACCGTGCGGCACATGGCGGAGCTGCCGTTGGAGGCGAACGTGCAGTTCGCGACGGTGCTGGCGACGGCGATGCCGTACGTGGGACGCGGCTGA
- a CDS encoding aldo/keto reductase — translation METKRTLGRAGIEVSALGFGCWAIGGEWQSADGQPLGWGKVDDEETVRAIRRALDLGVTFFDTADTYGAGHSERVLGRALGKRRADVVVATKWGNVFDEETRTLTGADDSVPYARRALTASLKRLDTDYVDLYQLHLSDADPERAAELRDVCEEFVREGLVRAYAWSTDDPARAAVFARGEHCAAVQHAANVLQDAPEMFALCEELELASVNRSPLAMGLLTGKRRTGQALEAGDIRSRPPEWLKGFADGSGADPDWLARVDALRDVLTSGGRTLGQGALAWLWARSPRTVPIPGFRSVGQAEQNAGALAKGPLTAEQLTEVDRILGR, via the coding sequence ATGGAGACCAAGAGGACTTTGGGACGTGCGGGCATCGAGGTCAGCGCCCTCGGCTTCGGATGCTGGGCCATCGGCGGTGAGTGGCAGTCCGCCGACGGGCAGCCGCTCGGCTGGGGCAAGGTCGACGACGAGGAGACCGTACGGGCGATCCGGCGCGCCCTCGATCTGGGTGTCACCTTCTTCGACACGGCGGACACCTACGGCGCCGGCCACAGCGAACGCGTCCTGGGCCGCGCCCTCGGCAAGCGCCGCGCCGATGTCGTCGTCGCCACCAAGTGGGGCAACGTCTTCGACGAGGAGACCCGCACCCTCACCGGCGCCGACGACAGCGTGCCGTACGCCCGCCGCGCGCTGACCGCCTCTCTGAAGCGCCTGGACACCGACTACGTCGACCTCTACCAGCTGCACCTCTCCGACGCCGACCCGGAGCGCGCGGCCGAACTGCGCGACGTCTGCGAGGAGTTCGTGCGCGAGGGGCTCGTCCGCGCCTACGCGTGGAGCACCGACGACCCGGCCCGCGCCGCCGTGTTCGCGCGGGGGGAGCACTGTGCGGCCGTACAGCACGCGGCCAACGTGCTCCAGGACGCGCCGGAGATGTTCGCGCTGTGCGAGGAGCTGGAGCTGGCCAGCGTCAACCGCAGCCCGCTGGCGATGGGCCTGCTGACCGGCAAGCGCCGGACCGGGCAGGCCCTGGAGGCCGGGGACATCCGCAGCCGGCCGCCGGAGTGGCTGAAGGGCTTCGCGGACGGGTCCGGCGCCGACCCGGACTGGCTGGCCCGCGTCGACGCGCTGAGGGACGTCCTCACCAGCGGCGGCCGTACGCTCGGCCAGGGCGCCCTCGCCTGGCTGTGGGCGCGCAGCCCGCGCACGGTGCCGATCCCGGGGTTCCGTTCCGTCGGCCAGGCCGAGCAGAACGCCGGCGCGCTGGCGAAGGGGCCGCTCACCGCCGAGCAGCTGACGGAGGTCGACCGGATCCTCGGTCGTTGA
- a CDS encoding nuclear transport factor 2 family protein: MTIQTSRLSDPAVRAFVTAVNAHDREGFLSILAPGATMADDGTDRDLADWIEREIFASNGHMEVDNESNQGRDLLTRYRNDTWGEMRTRWHFEVEDDGRISRFETGQA; encoded by the coding sequence ATGACGATTCAGACGTCCAGACTCAGCGACCCCGCCGTCCGTGCCTTCGTCACCGCCGTCAACGCCCATGACCGCGAGGGCTTCCTGAGCATCCTCGCGCCCGGCGCGACCATGGCGGACGACGGTACCGACCGCGACCTCGCCGACTGGATCGAGCGGGAGATCTTCGCCTCCAACGGCCACATGGAGGTCGACAACGAGTCGAACCAGGGCCGCGACCTCCTCACCCGCTACCGCAACGACACCTGGGGCGAGATGCGCACCCGCTGGCACTTCGAGGTCGAGGACGACGGCAGGATCTCCCGCTTCGAGACCGGTCAGGCCTAG
- a CDS encoding DoxX family membrane protein produces the protein MSAYDRRDLGLLLLRLGAGGVLAAHGTQKLFGWFGGHGIEGTGQFMESVGYKPGKASATAAGLAEAGGGTLLALGLATPAAGAAAAGGMAGAATVHAPNGFFNQEGGYEYAATLALAATGLAIAGPGRLSLDHALGHVLDRGWMVPTALATTAAATALVVGARNRRLDRAEKEDGAAGFEEQESLFGE, from the coding sequence GTGAGTGCTTACGACCGACGTGATCTGGGCCTGCTGCTGCTCCGGCTGGGAGCCGGCGGGGTGCTGGCCGCGCACGGCACACAGAAGCTGTTCGGCTGGTTCGGCGGGCACGGCATCGAGGGGACCGGACAGTTCATGGAGTCGGTCGGCTACAAGCCCGGCAAGGCGAGCGCCACGGCGGCGGGCCTCGCCGAGGCCGGCGGCGGCACCCTGCTGGCGCTGGGCCTGGCGACACCGGCCGCGGGCGCGGCGGCGGCCGGCGGCATGGCGGGCGCGGCCACCGTGCACGCCCCCAACGGCTTCTTCAACCAGGAGGGCGGCTACGAGTACGCGGCCACCCTCGCCCTCGCCGCGACCGGCCTCGCGATCGCGGGTCCCGGCCGCCTCTCCCTCGACCACGCCCTCGGCCATGTCCTCGACCGCGGCTGGATGGTGCCTACGGCCCTCGCCACGACGGCGGCGGCGACGGCGCTGGTGGTGGGGGCGCGGAACAGGCGGCTGGACAGGGCGGAGAAGGAGGACGGGGCGGCCGGGTTCGAGGAGCAGGAGTCGTTGTTCGGGGAGTAG